CCAGTACGCGGGCGCCCTGGTCAGCTTCATCGTGGCCGTCTTCATGGCCACCCTCGGCATGTGGTGGTTCAACCGCATGTTAAAGCGGGCCAAAGCGCGCGGTGAGCGCTACGAAGACCGGGGCGAAGTGGCCGCTGTCCGTCACTACAAGAAACTGCCCCATCCGCTCCTTGGCCTCCTGCCCTTGATGCTGGTCCTCATCACCTCCTTCTTCGGCAGCGTGGTCCTGGGCTATGGCGACACCTCGCTGGTCCTCGCGCTGCTCGTGGGCCTCTTCAGCGCGACGGCCATCTACTGGAAGAATCTGAAAGATTTTGAATCCGCCATGTCCGCCTCCACCTTCGGCGCACTGGTCGCCATCAGCAACACCTGCGCGGTCGTGGGCTTCGGAAGCGTGGCCAAGCTCACCCCCGCCTTCCAGGACTCCCTGGCCTACATGACGGCTATACCCGGGAACGGGCTCATCGGCGCGGCCGTGGCCATCAGCGTGATCGTGGCCCTCACCGGCTCTTCCTCCGGCGGCCAGGCCATCGCCCTGCCGCTCCTCGCGCCCCACTACCTGGCCCAAGGTGTGGATCCCGAAGCCCTCCACCGGGTGATTGCCATCACCTCCGGGGGCCTCGATTCCCTCCCCCACAACGGCTACGTGGTCACCACCATCCGCGCCATCTGCGGGGAAACCCACCGATCGGCCTATCTGCCCATCGGCGCGCTGACCGTAATCGTGCCCCTCTTCGGCTCGGCGCTCGCTATACTCTTGTTTATTTTAGGTTTATAATGGCAAGGCGCAAGTGACGGGCTGAAGGACCCAAAGGACCCAAAGGACCCAAAGGACCCAAAGGACCCAAAGGACCCATAAGACCCATAAGACCCATAAGA
This DNA window, taken from Candidatus Hydrogenedentota bacterium, encodes the following:
- a CDS encoding GntP family permease, giving the protein MAGLIGGLALLIVLTIRGMNILIAAPICALVVALCSGIPLIPPLAPEGVTSLTDGYMTGFAEFLKKWFIVFLLGAMFGKVMEDSGAADSVAHAIVEKLGMRHAAAGVVFACAVLTYGGISVFVVAFSVFPMALSLFKQADLPRRFIPAALAFGSGTFTMTSAGSMEIQNFLPMSYLGTTQYAGALVSFIVAVFMATLGMWWFNRMLKRAKARGERYEDRGEVAAVRHYKKLPHPLLGLLPLMLVLITSFFGSVVLGYGDTSLVLALLVGLFSATAIYWKNLKDFESAMSASTFGALVAISNTCAVVGFGSVAKLTPAFQDSLAYMTAIPGNGLIGAAVAISVIVALTGSSSGGQAIALPLLAPHYLAQGVDPEALHRVIAITSGGLDSLPHNGYVVTTIRAICGETHRSAYLPIGALTVIVPLFGSALAILLFILGL